Genomic segment of Verrucomicrobiota bacterium:
AAGTGAAAAGACACCCTGATAACTCGAACCAAGAACTGTTCTTTCTCCGTTCTTCAAGTTGCAGCTTCGTTTTCAAACCAATAACAATTAACTGATAACCGATAACGGGCCCTTATTTTAACTGTGAACCGATACCGGAGACCGGTTTTCATTTTCAAGTTTCAAGTGTTGGGTTCCTCATCTTTCTGCCGGTTCATTTTTCTGCAAGATCGGGTTCCCATTTTCAAGTTTCAGGTTTCAAGTTTCATCCTTTCCTCTTAAATGCTTTCAGTCCTGATCCTCACCCTGAACGAGGAAATCAACCTCCCGCGCTGCCTAAAATCAGTCGCTTGGGCGGATGATATTCTCGTCCTCGACTCGTTTAGCACGGATGCCACCCTTGCCATCGCGAAGGATCATGGCGCAAGGGTGTTACAAAACCACTTCGTAAACTTTGCCGAACAGCGTAATTTTGGACTACTGCATGGCAACTTCAAGTACCCATGGATACTGCATTTGGATGCCGATGAGGAGGTGTCTCCCGAATTGCGTGATGAGTTGCTCGCGGTCGTTCAATCCGGTGATAAAGACGCCTACCAACTGGCTTCTAAAATGATGTTCCAAGGACACTGGCTCAAGCACTCGGGTCTATACCCATGGCATCAGGTGCGTGTGGGAAAACGTGAGGCCCTAACGTTTATCCAGGTCGGGCATGGCCAGCGTGAAAACCTCAACCCCGCGCGCATTGGCACCTTGACAAATCCACTTATCCATCATTCCTTTGCCAAGGGTATTCATGATTGGGTCGAAAAACACAACCGCTACTCCACTGCCGAAGCACGGCATTTCGTAGACACCATTGGGAAGCAGCCGCTGGATCGGATGGGATTAATTTCAACCGATCCTGTTCGCCGAAAACGCGCCTTAAAACACCTTTTTAGCTTCATGCCCTGTCGCCCGCTCTTGCGCTTTTTGTACATGTACTTCTTTCGGTTGGGTTTATTGGACGGCATATCCGGTTATCATTACTGCCGTTTGCTCTCCTTTTATGAATCCATGATCGTCATCAAAATCAGGGAATTACAGGCCAAACAGCACCAAAGTTGCTGACCAGCCCATGGCAAACCGCGACCTATTTCTGCTTTCTGCTTTCTGCTTTAATTAATCTGTGTTTATCAGTGTCAATCAGTGGTTAAAAATGAAGCCGTCCCCGTTTTCAGGTTTCAGGTTTCATCCTTGTCTTTTAACGTCTCAGCTTTCGGTTCTATTTTTCTGCCGGTTTATTTTTCTGCAAGATCGGTTTCCCAATTTTTATGCCAGATAATATTTTTGCCATGTCCGGCCTCCAATTTTAAAATGTTCTTCCTTAAAAAACTCCTTTCCCGCTTCTTTTTTCCCGTACCCGTGTGCGCCGAGTTATTATTGATCGGTCTCTTCCTGCTGCTATGTACCAAACGCCAGCGACTGGCCAAAGTTTTCCTCATAGCCGGCACCGCTTTCTTCCTGCTCATCAGCCTGCCGATCCTCCCAACCCCGCTTTTTGAACCCCTCGAACGCAAATACTCCCCAGTCTTGGTTAACCAACAACCATTACCCGATACCCCCCTCCCCGTCCCCAATAACCAACAACCATTAACCAATAACGCGCCTGCCACGCGCCTCATCTGCGTCCTTGGCCTAGGGGTTTCGGCTAATACCAACCTGCCGGCTCACGCCCGGTTCAATTCGGACTTTCTCCCGCGTTTACTTGAAGCCGCTCGCTTGCACCAGACCATCCCCGGCTCCATCATCCTGGTTTCCATCGCCGGTAAAACCATTCCCGAACCCGACAAAGTCAAAGTCCTGGCCGAGTTTTACCACATGATGGGAATCCCCACCAATCACTTCACGGTTTACGGCGATGCCGTGGACACTGAGGGGGAAATTCGATTCTTCAAGGCACAGGCCGGCACCAACCAAGTGCTGCTCGTCAGTGCGGCCTCGCACCTGCCGCGCGCCATGCTAATGGCACAAC
This window contains:
- a CDS encoding glycosyltransferase family 2 protein encodes the protein MLSVLILTLNEEINLPRCLKSVAWADDILVLDSFSTDATLAIAKDHGARVLQNHFVNFAEQRNFGLLHGNFKYPWILHLDADEEVSPELRDELLAVVQSGDKDAYQLASKMMFQGHWLKHSGLYPWHQVRVGKREALTFIQVGHGQRENLNPARIGTLTNPLIHHSFAKGIHDWVEKHNRYSTAEARHFVDTIGKQPLDRMGLISTDPVRRKRALKHLFSFMPCRPLLRFLYMYFFRLGLLDGISGYHYCRLLSFYESMIVIKIRELQAKQHQSC
- a CDS encoding ElyC/SanA/YdcF family protein, with translation MFFLKKLLSRFFFPVPVCAELLLIGLFLLLCTKRQRLAKVFLIAGTAFFLLISLPILPTPLFEPLERKYSPVLVNQQPLPDTPLPVPNNQQPLTNNAPATRLICVLGLGVSANTNLPAHARFNSDFLPRLLEAARLHQTIPGSIILVSIAGKTIPEPDKVKVLAEFYHMMGIPTNHFTVYGDAVDTEGEIRFFKAQAGTNQVLLVSAASHLPRAMLMAQRHGLVAIPAPTAYVVDKSQDKQSPFDPSSFFPGVGNIKLVERATYEYLGLLFEKLK